The proteins below come from a single bacterium genomic window:
- the ettA gene encoding energy-dependent translational throttle protein EttA, giving the protein MSEKYAFSMMQVSKTYPPQKTVLKDISLSFFYGAKIGVLGLNGSGKSTLLKIMAGVEKDFVGEAFPGEGISVGYLAQEPELDENKTVQDVVKEGLGETVNLLKRFEEISNSFADPDLDPDKMEKLLEEQAKIQEQIDACNGWEIDRTIEIASDALRLPDADAKIKILSGGERRRVALCRLLLQKPDLLLLDEPTNHLDAESVAWLEQFLQEYQGTVVAVTHDRYFLDNSAQWILELDRGHGIPWKGNYSSWLEQKEKRLQQEEKSESRRQKTLERELEWIRMSPKARQAKSKARVQAFEKLANEHGAQKIEDVEIYIPPGPRLGDLVIKGEGVTKSYGEKVLLQDFSFDLPRGAIVGIIGGNGAGKTTLFKMITGQEKPDTGKIILGDTVKLAYVDQMRGSLNPNYSVWEEISDGGKDLVMLGNREVPSRAYCSWFNFSGSDQQKKVGSLSGGERNRLQMAKLLKTGANVLLLDEPSNDLDVNTLRALEDAILSFAGCVLVISHDRWFLDRVATHILAFEGDSNAVLVEGNFQDYEEDKKKRLGVDSLIPKRVRYKKLVH; this is encoded by the coding sequence ATGTCAGAAAAATATGCTTTCTCAATGATGCAGGTCTCAAAGACCTATCCACCACAAAAAACAGTCCTAAAAGATATTAGTTTATCTTTTTTCTATGGCGCGAAGATCGGCGTCTTAGGTTTAAACGGCTCAGGTAAATCAACCCTGCTCAAAATCATGGCAGGCGTTGAGAAAGACTTTGTAGGGGAAGCATTCCCCGGAGAAGGCATTAGTGTTGGCTATCTCGCCCAGGAACCAGAGCTCGATGAAAACAAAACCGTTCAGGATGTAGTCAAGGAAGGTCTTGGCGAAACCGTCAACTTACTCAAGCGTTTCGAAGAGATTAGTAATTCTTTTGCTGACCCAGATCTTGATCCAGATAAAATGGAAAAGCTCCTGGAGGAGCAAGCAAAAATTCAGGAACAGATTGATGCCTGCAATGGTTGGGAAATTGACCGCACAATTGAAATCGCCAGCGATGCACTGCGTTTGCCAGATGCTGACGCGAAAATAAAAATCTTATCCGGAGGGGAGCGCCGCCGCGTCGCATTATGTCGCCTCTTGCTACAAAAGCCTGACCTCTTACTACTTGATGAGCCAACCAACCACCTCGATGCGGAGTCTGTGGCTTGGCTTGAACAATTCTTGCAGGAGTATCAAGGCACGGTTGTTGCTGTTACCCACGACCGTTACTTTCTTGATAATAGTGCACAATGGATTTTAGAATTAGATCGCGGACATGGCATACCCTGGAAGGGAAATTATTCATCTTGGCTTGAGCAGAAAGAAAAACGCCTCCAGCAAGAAGAAAAATCAGAGTCACGCCGACAAAAAACACTAGAACGCGAGTTAGAGTGGATTCGTATGAGCCCCAAAGCGCGCCAAGCTAAAAGTAAAGCTCGTGTCCAAGCTTTTGAAAAATTAGCGAACGAGCACGGTGCCCAAAAAATTGAAGACGTTGAAATTTATATCCCGCCTGGGCCGCGCCTGGGAGACCTGGTGATTAAGGGTGAGGGGGTTACTAAAAGCTACGGAGAAAAAGTACTGTTGCAGGACTTTAGTTTTGATCTCCCTCGCGGTGCTATTGTGGGCATCATCGGCGGTAACGGCGCTGGTAAGACCACACTTTTTAAGATGATTACCGGCCAAGAAAAACCTGACACTGGGAAAATTATTCTCGGTGACACTGTAAAGCTTGCCTACGTTGATCAAATGCGCGGGTCGTTAAATCCAAATTATTCAGTCTGGGAAGAAATTTCCGACGGTGGAAAAGATTTGGTGATGCTTGGGAATCGGGAAGTGCCGTCACGCGCTTATTGCTCATGGTTTAATTTCTCTGGTTCTGACCAACAAAAGAAAGTCGGGAGTTTGTCAGGGGGGGAAAGAAATCGTCTGCAGATGGCGAAACTTCTCAAGACAGGGGCTAACGTTTTACTCTTGGACGAACCTTCAAACGACCTTGACGTTAATACTTTACGCGCGCTGGAAGATGCAATTTTAAGTTTTGCTGGTTGCGTGCTGGTGATTTCGCACGACCGCTGGTTCTTAGACCGCGTGGCAACTCACATTTTGGCTTTCGAAGGCGATAGTAATGCAGTGCTTGTCGAAGGCAATTTCCAGGACTACGAAGAGGATAAGAAAAAACGACTGGGAGTGGATTCCTTAATTCCAAAGCGGGTCAGGTATAAGAAGCTCGTGCACTAA
- the can gene encoding carbonate dehydratase, whose protein sequence is MRNLNHIFENNRVWAQEFTAKDPNFFEKLATAQNPKYLWIGCSDSRVPANQIMGLPPGDVFVHRNVANVVVHTDFNSLSVIQFAVEVLKIEHIIVCGHYGCGGVQAAMGNNQLGLLDNWLRHIKDVYSKHDELLAQISDQTKRHRRLCELNVVEQVFNVCHTTIVQHAWGSGRALSVHGWVYDLTDGLLKDLNFCVTKPDEVNAIYHVATTQIK, encoded by the coding sequence ATGCGAAATCTAAATCATATCTTTGAGAACAATCGAGTCTGGGCACAAGAGTTTACGGCAAAAGATCCTAATTTTTTTGAAAAACTCGCTACTGCTCAAAATCCTAAATATCTCTGGATTGGCTGCTCTGATAGTCGTGTTCCCGCAAACCAGATTATGGGATTGCCCCCCGGGGACGTGTTCGTGCACCGCAATGTTGCCAACGTCGTCGTGCACACAGATTTTAATTCCCTATCAGTGATCCAGTTTGCAGTAGAAGTGCTGAAAATCGAACATATTATTGTTTGTGGTCACTATGGTTGCGGGGGAGTCCAAGCAGCGATGGGCAATAATCAACTTGGCCTGCTTGATAACTGGCTACGCCACATCAAAGATGTGTATTCAAAGCACGACGAGCTCTTGGCTCAAATTAGCGATCAGACCAAGCGTCACCGTCGGCTTTGCGAATTAAATGTTGTCGAGCAAGTTTTTAATGTCTGCCATACCACGATTGTGCAGCACGCTTGGGGCTCAGGACGAGCACTTTCAGTGCATGGCTGGGTTTATGATCTGACCGATGGATTGCTTAAAGATCTTAACTTTTGCGTAACGAAGCCAGACGAAGTTAATGCGATTTATCATGTGGCAACAACCCAAATCAAATAG
- a CDS encoding 4'-phosphopantetheinyl transferase superfamily protein, with protein sequence MKFQERRKVMQYPGTVMLLEKLALSAGTSHKEIRALARERIEAALQVALIELGGLPQAAQKNWRLERNAQGAPIFPAGYVGSIAHCQSHAALIVAPQGRQNDDQTNYGLRSVGIDVEDISRFSNLSIKNRILSMEELQEQDLSLKDLALIFCAKEALYKMLAPLVKSWFGLRDVSLAKTADGFRAKTLVDLSTEFKAGSEFSVQAYYDNNLVIAWSKLP encoded by the coding sequence ATGAAATTTCAGGAACGCAGAAAAGTTATGCAGTATCCGGGCACTGTTATGCTGCTCGAGAAACTAGCACTAAGCGCTGGGACATCTCACAAGGAAATTAGAGCACTTGCTCGTGAGCGGATTGAAGCAGCTCTTCAAGTCGCTTTAATCGAGCTTGGTGGATTGCCGCAAGCTGCTCAAAAAAATTGGCGGCTAGAGCGTAATGCGCAAGGGGCTCCAATTTTTCCAGCAGGATACGTTGGGTCAATTGCCCACTGCCAGTCACATGCTGCTTTAATTGTCGCGCCTCAGGGCAGGCAAAATGACGATCAGACAAATTATGGGCTGCGCTCTGTTGGGATCGATGTTGAAGATATTTCTCGTTTCTCCAATTTGTCGATTAAAAACCGCATTCTTTCCATGGAAGAATTACAGGAACAAGATTTAAGCCTTAAAGATCTGGCGCTGATTTTTTGCGCTAAAGAAGCTCTCTATAAAATGCTTGCACCACTTGTGAAATCTTGGTTTGGACTGCGTGATGTTAGCTTAGCTAAAACAGCTGATGGTTTTCGTGCAAAGACTTTAGTAGATTTATCTACGGAATTTAAGGCTGGATCTGAGTTCTCTGTGCAGGCATATTACGATAATAATCTTGTAATCGCTTGGTCAAAGCTTCCGTAG
- a CDS encoding FAD-binding oxidoreductase yields MSLLAEQNIPTKADVIILGGGVLGISAAYHLSQRRKSVLLLERETLPGSHASGKNAGMFRKLYRNSTLTDWASRSQQTWPEIVRNQAFTETPSLVVGRNLPSHHPGMFEEQAVKLRKKSAVLEVPAVYTKDDGLIDPGTYLQALLSLLDKSLVTVATRTTVTGLNYSGKDLVVDTNRNTTCRAPVVINACGAWLNSPFRDNKQLLVQAEVFARHLFVVSGFPDQGLFFDPYGFYWDESLNWYLRRWEPKKRLISICDRLAANPDRFEPPTNINEELAFKLVQAIPEHCSDLVIERAWHCFRTYTDDQLPIWGQDPTTPGLFWLSAFGGFGMSTSFAASADLARLICGESVTVDPEFSVSRVRKKVH; encoded by the coding sequence ATGTCATTACTTGCCGAGCAAAATATCCCAACTAAAGCCGACGTAATTATCCTTGGCGGAGGAGTTTTAGGCATTTCAGCAGCTTACCATCTGAGTCAGCGCAGAAAATCTGTCCTCTTATTAGAACGTGAAACTCTGCCAGGCAGTCATGCTTCAGGGAAAAATGCGGGGATGTTTCGTAAACTTTATCGCAACAGCACATTAACCGACTGGGCTTCTCGTTCGCAGCAAACCTGGCCAGAAATTGTTCGCAATCAAGCTTTCACTGAAACCCCCTCACTTGTTGTTGGACGGAATTTACCAAGTCACCATCCGGGGATGTTCGAGGAGCAGGCTGTTAAGCTTCGAAAAAAAAGCGCAGTGCTAGAGGTTCCTGCAGTTTATACAAAAGACGATGGATTAATTGACCCCGGAACATATTTACAAGCCTTACTGTCGCTCTTGGACAAATCGCTAGTCACAGTTGCCACTCGCACAACAGTCACGGGGCTTAATTACTCGGGAAAAGACTTAGTAGTCGACACGAATCGGAATACAACTTGCCGCGCGCCGGTAGTGATCAATGCTTGCGGCGCATGGTTAAATTCGCCCTTTCGAGACAATAAGCAACTTCTTGTCCAGGCAGAGGTATTTGCTAGACACTTATTTGTTGTCAGCGGTTTTCCCGATCAAGGTTTGTTTTTTGATCCCTATGGATTTTACTGGGACGAGTCGCTGAATTGGTATTTAAGACGCTGGGAACCAAAAAAACGACTCATCTCAATTTGTGACAGACTTGCAGCTAATCCCGATCGCTTCGAACCGCCCACAAATATAAATGAAGAACTTGCCTTCAAGCTTGTTCAAGCAATCCCCGAACATTGTTCCGATCTTGTAATTGAGCGCGCTTGGCACTGCTTTCGAACGTATACAGATGATCAATTGCCAATTTGGGGACAAGACCCTACAACTCCAGGATTATTTTGGCTTAGTGCTTTTGGTGGCTTTGGCATGTCAACTTCATTTGCAGCAAGTGCCGACTTAGCACGTCTAATTTGCGGCGAGTCTGTGACTGTTGACCCAGAATTTTCAGTCTCACGAGTGCGGAAAAAGGTCCATTGA